One region of Yersinia bercovieri ATCC 43970 genomic DNA includes:
- the rpsS gene encoding 30S ribosomal protein S19, giving the protein MPRSLKKGPFIDLHLLKKVEKAVESGDKKPIRTWSRRSTVFPNMIGLTIAVHNGRQHVPVFVSDEMVGHKLGEFAPTRTYRGHAADKKAKKR; this is encoded by the coding sequence ATGCCACGTTCTCTCAAGAAAGGTCCCTTCATTGACCTGCACTTGCTGAAGAAGGTAGAGAAAGCGGTGGAAAGCGGAGACAAGAAGCCAATTCGGACTTGGTCCCGTCGTTCAACGGTCTTTCCAAATATGATCGGTTTGACCATCGCTGTCCATAATGGTCGTCAGCACGTTCCTGTATTTGTTTCCGATGAAATGGTCGGTCACAAATTGGGTGAATTCGCGCCGACCCGTACTTATCGCGGCCATGCGGCCGATAAAAAGGCTAAAAAGCGCTAA